The Pricia mediterranea genome includes a window with the following:
- the proC gene encoding pyrroline-5-carboxylate reductase, whose protein sequence is MKIAIIGAGNLGLSIAKGLLNTDGATTLYLTKRNLDDIRDFEKYGNVTITSDNRRAVENSDILILAVQPSQLEFLLENTKDLLTEKHLVISTITGFSIAKMEAIIGDGHPIIRSMPNTAISVGKSMTCLCSNESGKKRVALAKAIFNRMGHSMEIPESQMQAATVICASGIAFWMRLIRATTQGAIQLGFDAKEAQELAMHTCNGAANLLIASGSHPEAEIDKVTTPKGCTIQGLNEMEHQGLSSSLIQGIAASYAKISLIQEGQL, encoded by the coding sequence ATGAAAATAGCCATCATCGGAGCCGGAAACCTGGGACTGTCCATCGCCAAGGGCCTCTTGAACACCGACGGAGCCACCACCCTGTACCTGACCAAACGGAACCTGGACGACATCAGGGATTTCGAAAAGTACGGCAATGTCACTATCACTTCCGACAATCGTAGGGCGGTCGAAAACTCCGACATTTTGATCTTGGCGGTGCAGCCGAGTCAATTGGAGTTCCTTTTAGAAAATACCAAGGATCTACTGACGGAAAAACATCTTGTCATCTCCACAATTACCGGATTCAGCATTGCCAAAATGGAAGCCATTATCGGTGACGGTCATCCCATCATCCGCAGTATGCCCAACACCGCGATTTCGGTAGGAAAGAGCATGACCTGTCTCTGTAGTAACGAAAGCGGAAAAAAAAGGGTAGCCCTTGCCAAAGCCATCTTTAATAGAATGGGACATTCCATGGAGATTCCTGAATCCCAAATGCAGGCCGCGACCGTTATCTGCGCCAGCGGCATCGCTTTTTGGATGCGCTTGATCCGGGCCACCACCCAGGGGGCCATTCAACTGGGATTTGATGCCAAGGAAGCCCAAGAGCTGGCCATGCACACCTGCAACGGGGCAGCCAACCTGTTGATCGCCTCGGGCAGCCATCCGGAAGCCGAAATCGATAAGGTGACCACCCCCAAGGGATGCACCATTCAAGGCCTTAACGAAATGGAGCATCAGGGCTTGAGCTCTTCATTGATACAAGGAATAGCGGCATCTTACGCGAAAATCAGCCTTATCCAGGAAGGGCAGCTTTGA
- the argC gene encoding N-acetyl-gamma-glutamyl-phosphate reductase: MINVGIIGGSGYTGGELIRILLQHPQAKIDFVYSTTRAGKKVTTAHPDLLGTTEMEFTGGINPAVDVVFLCLGHGNSSKFLQENKFSDRTKIIDLSTDFRLQEDAVFEGKEFVYGLPELKKSDIQKANHIANPGCFATTIELALLPLAQAGLLQHDIHINAITGSTGAGVRPSETTHFSWRNNNASWYKPFTHQHLEEIEEVLKSRHPHIGELYFLPHRGDFPRGILATAYTKFNGNEEDAIQLYRNFYKEAAFTHVAEAPLHLKQVVNTNNCHIHLHKHKNILLITSATDNLLKGASGQAVQNMNLMFGFPEDDGLRLKAGVF; this comes from the coding sequence ATGATCAACGTAGGAATAATAGGCGGTTCGGGCTATACTGGTGGGGAATTGATCCGAATCCTGCTGCAACATCCGCAAGCGAAAATCGATTTCGTCTATAGCACGACCCGGGCCGGGAAGAAAGTAACCACGGCACATCCCGATTTGTTGGGGACTACCGAAATGGAGTTTACGGGAGGTATAAATCCGGCAGTCGACGTCGTTTTTCTTTGTTTGGGACACGGCAACTCCTCCAAGTTCCTACAGGAGAACAAGTTTTCGGACCGCACCAAGATCATCGACCTCAGCACCGATTTCCGGTTGCAAGAAGACGCCGTTTTCGAAGGAAAGGAGTTTGTGTACGGGCTGCCCGAACTGAAAAAATCGGACATTCAAAAAGCGAATCATATCGCCAATCCCGGATGTTTCGCCACGACCATCGAGTTGGCGTTGCTCCCTTTGGCCCAGGCGGGACTTCTACAGCACGATATCCACATCAATGCAATTACCGGAAGCACGGGGGCGGGCGTTCGTCCGTCCGAAACCACGCATTTCAGCTGGCGGAACAACAACGCCAGCTGGTACAAGCCCTTTACCCATCAGCATTTGGAGGAGATAGAGGAAGTCCTGAAATCCCGGCATCCCCATATCGGGGAACTCTATTTTCTGCCCCATCGGGGCGATTTTCCCCGGGGCATCCTCGCGACCGCCTACACCAAATTCAATGGAAACGAGGAAGATGCCATCCAACTCTATCGCAATTTTTATAAGGAGGCCGCTTTTACCCACGTGGCGGAAGCGCCCCTCCATTTAAAACAAGTAGTGAATACGAACAACTGTCATATCCACTTACATAAGCACAAAAACATCCTTTTAATTACTTCCGCAACGGACAACCTGCTGAAAGGCGCATCGGGACAAGCGGTGCAAAATATGAACCTGATGTTCGGATTCCCGGAGGACGATGGATTGCGGTTGAAAGCGGGCGTGTTTTAG
- a CDS encoding argininosuccinate synthase, with the protein MKKLVLAYSGGLDTSYCAKYLSKEKDFEVHAVSVNTGGFSKEEIADIEEKALQLGASSYTSIDAVQYFYEKVVKYLIFGNVLKNNTYPLSVSAERIVQAIEIVKYAQKIGANYIAHGSTGAGNDQVRFDMIFQIIAPEIEIITPIRDNTLSREAEIEYLKENGVDYAWEKAKYSINRGLWGTSVGGEETLTSQKPLPESAYPSQLQQKEPSEVTLTFEKGELVAIDGENNSPVENIIKLEALASKYAIGRDIHVGDTIIGTKGRVGFEASASLIIIKAHHLLEKHTLGKWQQFQKEQLGNFYGMLLHEGNYLDEVMRNIEAFLTDTQKNVSGDVFVSLHPYRFELNGIESEHDLMSAAFGSYGEVNKGWTADDAKGFIKLLSNPGKIYNHVNRSSNSQRKN; encoded by the coding sequence ATGAAAAAACTAGTACTGGCATACAGCGGCGGGCTCGACACTTCGTACTGCGCCAAATATCTATCCAAGGAAAAAGACTTTGAGGTCCATGCCGTCAGCGTCAACACGGGCGGATTCTCAAAGGAAGAAATCGCCGATATCGAAGAAAAGGCGTTACAGCTGGGCGCCAGCTCGTACACCTCTATCGATGCCGTACAGTACTTTTACGAGAAGGTGGTCAAATACCTCATCTTCGGCAACGTGCTGAAAAACAACACCTATCCCCTATCGGTCAGCGCGGAGCGCATCGTACAGGCCATAGAAATCGTCAAATATGCCCAAAAAATCGGAGCGAACTATATCGCACATGGCAGCACGGGCGCGGGCAACGATCAGGTGCGTTTCGATATGATATTCCAGATTATCGCGCCCGAGATCGAAATCATTACCCCGATTAGGGACAATACCCTTTCGCGGGAGGCCGAAATCGAGTATCTCAAAGAGAACGGGGTCGATTACGCTTGGGAAAAAGCAAAATACTCCATCAACAGGGGACTCTGGGGGACATCGGTAGGCGGCGAGGAAACCTTGACCTCGCAGAAGCCGCTGCCGGAATCCGCCTACCCCAGCCAATTGCAACAAAAAGAACCTTCAGAGGTGACATTGACCTTCGAAAAGGGAGAGCTCGTCGCCATCGACGGGGAAAATAACTCCCCGGTAGAAAATATCATCAAATTAGAGGCCCTGGCGTCAAAATACGCCATCGGGCGCGACATTCATGTGGGGGATACCATCATCGGCACCAAGGGCCGGGTGGGATTCGAGGCTTCGGCATCGTTGATTATCATTAAAGCGCATCATTTGTTGGAAAAACATACCCTCGGTAAATGGCAGCAGTTCCAAAAGGAGCAACTGGGCAATTTCTATGGGATGTTGTTGCACGAGGGGAATTATTTGGACGAGGTCATGCGGAACATCGAGGCCTTTTTGACCGATACCCAAAAGAATGTTTCGGGGGATGTTTTCGTGTCGCTACACCCCTACCGCTTCGAACTCAACGGAATCGAATCGGAGCACGATTTGATGAGCGCCGCGTTCGGAAGCTACGGCGAAGTGAACAAGGGCTGGACGGCCGATGATGCCAAGGGGTTTATCAAGCTGCTCTCGAACCCGGGGAAGATTTATAACCATGTAAACAGGTCATCTAATTCCCAAAGGAAGAATTGA
- a CDS encoding GNAT family N-acetyltransferase, which translates to MDIVIANESHFKYAKTICDTIAESAKVRGTGIAQRTPEYIRKRLSNGNAVIALEGDAFAGFCYIEVWEHEKFVANSGLIVHPDFRKQGLAKKIKKRIFELSREKFPDAKIFGITTGLAVMKMNYELGYKPVTFSELTDDPEFWKGCQTCKNFDVLTRTEYKMCLCTGMLHDPKAKATSKVKKKPDSKGFKRLKSIKESLFLRRKKKKIE; encoded by the coding sequence ATGGACATCGTAATTGCTAACGAATCCCATTTTAAGTACGCCAAAACCATCTGCGACACCATCGCCGAATCGGCCAAGGTCCGCGGCACGGGCATCGCACAACGTACCCCCGAATACATTCGAAAAAGGCTGAGCAACGGCAACGCGGTCATTGCCCTCGAGGGGGATGCCTTCGCCGGTTTTTGCTATATCGAGGTATGGGAACACGAAAAATTCGTAGCTAATTCCGGTTTGATCGTACACCCTGATTTCCGAAAACAAGGCCTGGCCAAAAAAATCAAAAAAAGGATATTCGAACTTTCACGGGAAAAATTCCCCGATGCCAAAATTTTTGGGATCACTACGGGGCTGGCGGTCATGAAGATGAACTATGAACTCGGCTATAAACCGGTCACCTTCTCGGAACTGACCGACGATCCTGAATTCTGGAAGGGCTGCCAAACCTGCAAGAACTTCGACGTACTGACTCGAACCGAGTATAAAATGTGCCTGTGTACGGGCATGCTGCACGACCCCAAGGCCAAGGCAACATCGAAAGTCAAGAAAAAACCGGACAGCAAAGGCTTTAAACGCTTGAAGAGCATTAAGGAGAGTTTGTTTTTGCGAAGGAAGAAGAAGAAAATAGAATAG